The nucleotide sequence GATCAGTCTTTTGGATTTGGATCGCAAGTGTCCATGGTTGCTCCGTTCACTTGTAAATTAACAGATGGGAAAAGTAAGCGGCTTTGTGCCTTGCTGGGGAATGTGAAACTGTCTCTTCTCTACAAAGCTTCAGTTCATGGATATCAAGCTTCTGCCTTCCATCAGCGATGTGACAGTCAGGGTCCCACCTTACTTGTAGCCTACAACCGTACAGGCTACATCTTTGGTGGATACACTAGTGTAGATTATACTCAAAGTGGTCAGTATATTACAGATGAGAGCACTTTCCTGTTCAGCTTTCAAGGCAAGATCCCTGTGTGCATTAAAGTTAACAGTGGACATTATGCACGTGTTGATGATGCTGGAATGCCCAACTTTGGCCAACAGTTGTACTTCTGCTACAACAATCAACCAGTTGTGTTAAATCAAAGAGGGAATGCATTCAGTGTTAATACGACAACAATGTATGGGAACGACTCTCGACTGACTGAATGTGAGGTGTACAAAGTGAAGCAGAGTAAGTCAGTCATCAGATAAAGTGTGTTATTCATGTGATTTATATGATCTAATATAcgttgtatttatattaatttcgATTTCCAGTGCCTCAGATCAGTGCCATACATAAGCAATGGAGGAATGTTCTGTGGACAGCTAAGTATGTTGCAACTTTAATAGTGTTGCTGATTTCATAGGATGATCTGACAAATTTGTTGCGCTCTATGTTGTAGTCGAAGAGCACAGCTCATGGGATTGATCAGGAATTATAAACCCCTGGTGACGTCTGTGAGTCGGGTCAGAATCCTAATGATCGGTCCTGTAGGTGCTGGGAAATCCAGTTTCTTCAACTCCATCAACTCCATCTTCATGGGCCGCATTACCAGCAAAGCCATGTCAGGATCTGCAGGCACTAGTCTCACCACACAGGTACAGATTTAAAAGGACTAACAGTTTTTCTCTGGGATGACAAAACCTGTCTTCATTCGTAACAGTTATCTCTTTTAGTTTCGCACATATCCAGTGAAAGACGGTCGTGAGGGAAAGCCATTGCCGTTTGTGTTGTGTGACACCATGGGACTCGAGGAGCAAACAGGTGCAGGACTGGATATTGAGGACATCAGCAGCATTCTTCAAGGTCACGTCCCAGACCGCTATAAAGTAAGTGCATAAAGATggttcatgtatttttttttaaatggcattgaGTATGATGATGATTGGTTTAATGTATATCTGTTCTTCTTGACATTTCTCTTAATTTAATTCAACCCCATGGCACCGTTTCAACACAATGAGCAAAGGGTCTACAGACCAGCATCTCTACAGGAGAAGATCCACTGTGTGGTGTACGTGATAGACACCACCAAAATCTCCCTCATGTCCAGCAAAGTAGAGGAAAAACTTGCTTCCATACACCGAAGAGTAAACTCACAAAGTAAACTAACGTCATACTACAACTGATCTATAATCTGATCAAATTTGAATAACGCTATCTGCTAAATGATTGTAAAATGTTGCGTCTGGTAGGCATTCCACAGATTGTCTTGATGACAAAAGTAGACGAAGCATGTCCTCTAGTGGAGAAGGACCTTCAAAGCCTTTATCTCAGTTCCTACATCAAGTCAAAGGTGAGAGGCGTCAGATGATCACATGGTCTGTTCCTACAGGACTCAGAGTGAGGGagatgtttgttgtgtgtgtgcaggtgcagGAGGTGAGCTCTTGGTTGGGTGTGCCGGTGTCTTGTGTGTTACCGGTGAAGAACTACAGtcaggagctggagctggagctcaACTGTGACGTCCTGCTTCTCACCGCTCTACAGCAGATGCTCAACTTTGCAGACGACTATCTGGATGATGCTGATCGAGTGGAGTACAACTTCCTATAAATAGCTGCTGGCAGAAAGTTTTCTTTTGAGGCTGTTAACacgaatgttttttttgttaactgaacGCTAATGGATGATTGCATGTATGATGCTCTGTTGTAGTATATTTCTTTGCTTCTATGCGAACAAGTttggacattttgtaaaatataattgttatgTTACAGAAAGATATGAGTTATTAAAAAGAGCACATGTTAAAGCAAAAACGTCTC is from Cyprinus carpio isolate SPL01 unplaced genomic scaffold, ASM1834038v1 S000006796, whole genome shotgun sequence and encodes:
- the LOC122134612 gene encoding interferon-induced protein 44-like — protein: MSSMDQSFGFGSQVSMVAPFTCKLTDGKSKRLCALLGNVKLSLLYKASVHGYQASAFHQRCDSQGPTLLVAYNRTGYIFGGYTSVDYTQSGQYITDESTFLFSFQGKIPVCIKVNSGHYARVDDAGMPNFGQQLYFCYNNQPVVLNQRGNAFSVNTTTMYGNDSRLTECEVYKVKQMPQISAIHKQWRNVLWTANRRAQLMGLIRNYKPLVTSVSRVRILMIGPVGAGKSSFFNSINSIFMGRITSKAMSGSAGTSLTTQFRTYPVKDGREGKPLPFVLCDTMGLEEQTGAGLDIEDISSILQGHVPDRYKFNPMAPFQHNEQRVYRPASLQEKIHCVVYVIDTTKISLMSSKVEEKLASIHRRVNSQSIPQIVLMTKVDEACPLVEKDLQSLYLSSYIKSKVQEVSSWLGVPVSCVLPVKNYSQELELELNCDVLLLTALQQMLNFADDYLDDADRSLRSALRGNHGEMFCGQLNEEQSSWK